The proteins below are encoded in one region of Deltaproteobacteria bacterium:
- the atpE gene encoding ATP synthase F0 subunit C: MKKLMLFVLAFIGQILVVGAAMAEEAAGGAGAGSSSVLGLALGAGVAIGLAAFGGGLGQGRAAASAVEGIARNPGAAGKVQTPMIIGLALIESLVIYALVIAFLLQGKIDKLIGG, encoded by the coding sequence ATGAAGAAACTTATGTTGTTTGTCCTGGCCTTCATCGGCCAGATATTGGTTGTCGGTGCGGCGATGGCCGAAGAAGCGGCGGGGGGCGCCGGCGCCGGTTCGAGTTCGGTCCTCGGTTTGGCCCTGGGGGCGGGGGTGGCCATCGGGCTGGCCGCCTTTGGCGGCGGGCTGGGTCAGGGACGCGCGGCCGCCTCGGCGGTTGAAGGAATTGCGCGCAATCCCGGCGCGGCAGGCAAGGTGCAAACCCCGATGATCATCGGTCTGGCGCTGATCGAGTCGCTGGTTATTTATGCCCTTGTGATTGCCTTTTTGCTTCAGGGAAAGATCGACAAGCTGATCGGCGGTTGA
- the atpB gene encoding F0F1 ATP synthase subunit A: MEEFTWFGWISDKVTHHNIHIFSALLAAALLVFCSLIYRRSFQSVDAELVPTDRVSLKNIFQVAVENILGLIEGIIGHDAKLYLPLIGTLFIYIFVNNLLGIIPGFTPATENVNTNFAMSITVFLYYNYVGIKKQGIKNYLKHFMGPLWMLAPLMFLIELVSHVVRPVSLAVRLFGNITGDHVVLGIFSELVPLIVPVIFFALGIFVSFIQAFVFSLLSTVYIGLAVAHEEH, from the coding sequence ATGGAAGAATTCACCTGGTTCGGATGGATTTCCGACAAAGTCACGCATCATAATATCCATATCTTCAGCGCCCTTCTGGCGGCCGCCTTGCTGGTTTTCTGTTCCCTCATCTACCGCAGGAGTTTTCAATCGGTCGATGCGGAACTGGTCCCCACCGACAGGGTTTCGCTCAAAAACATTTTTCAGGTGGCGGTGGAAAATATTTTGGGCCTTATCGAAGGAATTATCGGTCACGATGCCAAACTCTACCTGCCGCTCATCGGGACGCTTTTCATTTATATTTTCGTCAACAACCTTTTGGGCATCATCCCCGGTTTCACCCCGGCCACCGAAAACGTCAACACCAACTTTGCCATGTCGATCACCGTTTTTCTCTACTACAACTATGTCGGCATCAAAAAGCAGGGGATCAAAAACTATCTGAAACACTTTATGGGGCCCCTCTGGATGCTGGCCCCGCTGATGTTTTTAATCGAACTGGTCAGCCATGTTGTCCGTCCCGTCTCCCTTGCAGTTCGTCTTTTTGGAAATATCACGGGAGACCATGTGGTATTGGGGATTTTTTCGGAACTGGTCCCGTTGATTGTTCCGGTGATTTTTTTCGCGCTGGGCATTTTTGTTTCGTTTATTCAGGCCTTCGTTTTTTCGCTCCTCTCGACCGTCTATATCGGTTTGGCGGTAGCGCACGAAGAACACTAA
- a CDS encoding ATP synthase subunit I, whose protein sequence is MLQPMVSEVSPELWSIKTIERATVVIATIFVVVGSYFWPTAPVVLGLFSGAVVSYLNFRFLKRMVVRFLKAEDVVPHRKSGLRFFVQMLLLIALVAGLLLYVEVEPVAFLVGFSSFVLAIGYEGIRSMV, encoded by the coding sequence ATGCTTCAACCTATGGTCTCTGAAGTCTCCCCCGAACTCTGGTCGATAAAAACCATCGAGCGGGCCACGGTGGTGATTGCAACCATTTTTGTGGTGGTGGGGAGTTATTTCTGGCCCACGGCGCCGGTTGTGCTGGGGCTTTTCTCCGGCGCCGTTGTCAGTTACCTCAATTTCAGGTTCTTGAAGCGCATGGTGGTTCGGTTTCTTAAAGCAGAGGATGTTGTCCCTCATCGGAAAAGCGGGCTTCGGTTTTTTGTCCAGATGCTTTTGTTGATTGCCCTTGTTGCGGGCCTCCTTCTCTACGTTGAGGTCGAACCGGTGGCCTTTTTGGTGGGGTTCTCCTCCTTTGTTTTGGCGATTGGGTATGAGGGGATAAGGTCAATGGTGTAG
- a CDS encoding AtpZ/AtpI family protein yields the protein MESPKNAKNSLYVSLGVYGAMGFQLAASVVAGLFLGGWADKKWGSAPWLTLIGLILGAAAGFYNLFRILYWHKNR from the coding sequence TTGGAATCCCCGAAAAATGCAAAGAATTCTCTTTATGTTTCCCTCGGCGTTTACGGGGCGATGGGGTTTCAGCTGGCGGCCTCGGTGGTGGCCGGATTGTTTTTGGGAGGATGGGCCGACAAAAAATGGGGGAGCGCCCCCTGGCTGACACTGATTGGATTAATCCTGGGGGCGGCGGCGGGGTTTTACAACCTGTTTCGCATTTTATACTGGCACAAAAACCGATAA
- the hemL gene encoding glutamate-1-semialdehyde 2,1-aminomutase: MKSDTSQKLFEEACRYLVGGVNSPVRAFKSVGGTPLFITRVRGSHVYDADGNEFVDYVGSWGPAILGHASPEVVRAVYEAMKDGLSFGASTVREIELAKLVRQAFPSVELIRFVNSGTEATMSAIRAARGFTGRNKIVKFDGCYHGHADYLLVKAGSGAATLGVPDSAGVPSEFASLTLVARFNDLESVKKLLEQNKDQIAAVIVEPVVGNMGCIPPASGFLEGLSDLTRKEGALLIFDEVMTGFRVALGGAQALYKIQPDLTCLGKIIGGGLPVGAYGGRKEIMEKVAPLGPVYQAGTLSGNPLAMSAGIATLAELKKEKVYARLEEKGSFLEGGLRGIASRCGVPIQVNRVGSMFSFFFSHDPVTSADSARKCDAKRFKKLFHLLLEEGIYIAPSPFEAGFISLAHSEADLDLTLRAFEKGLTHVMS, encoded by the coding sequence GAAAAGCGACACTTCCCAAAAATTGTTCGAAGAGGCCTGCCGATATCTGGTCGGCGGTGTCAATTCGCCCGTTCGCGCCTTTAAAAGTGTTGGCGGAACTCCCCTTTTTATTACGCGGGTGCGCGGCTCGCACGTCTACGATGCCGACGGCAACGAGTTTGTCGATTATGTCGGCAGTTGGGGGCCGGCAATTTTGGGTCATGCGTCTCCCGAAGTGGTTCGAGCCGTTTACGAGGCGATGAAGGACGGCTTGAGTTTTGGCGCTTCGACGGTCCGCGAAATTGAACTGGCCAAACTTGTCAGGCAGGCATTCCCCTCGGTTGAACTCATCCGGTTTGTCAACTCCGGAACAGAGGCGACGATGAGCGCCATCCGAGCCGCGCGCGGGTTTACCGGCAGAAATAAAATCGTCAAGTTCGACGGGTGCTACCATGGCCATGCCGATTATCTTCTGGTCAAGGCCGGATCGGGGGCCGCCACTCTGGGAGTCCCGGATAGCGCCGGCGTGCCGTCCGAATTTGCCTCCCTCACTCTGGTGGCCCGGTTTAACGATCTTGAATCGGTCAAAAAACTGCTTGAGCAGAACAAAGATCAGATTGCCGCGGTGATCGTCGAACCGGTGGTCGGGAATATGGGATGCATTCCCCCGGCGTCCGGATTTCTTGAGGGTTTAAGCGATCTGACCCGCAAGGAGGGAGCCCTGCTCATTTTTGACGAGGTGATGACCGGTTTTCGTGTGGCCTTGGGGGGCGCCCAGGCACTTTACAAAATTCAACCGGACCTCACCTGTCTGGGGAAAATCATCGGCGGCGGGCTTCCGGTTGGCGCTTATGGGGGCCGCAAAGAAATCATGGAAAAGGTGGCGCCGCTCGGCCCCGTCTATCAGGCGGGAACCCTCTCCGGGAATCCGCTCGCCATGTCTGCGGGGATTGCCACCTTGGCCGAACTTAAAAAGGAAAAGGTTTATGCCCGGCTGGAGGAAAAAGGCTCTTTCCTTGAAGGGGGTCTGCGGGGAATCGCCTCGCGGTGTGGAGTTCCTATCCAGGTCAATCGGGTCGGCTCGATGTTCTCTTTTTTCTTTTCGCACGATCCGGTCACCTCTGCCGATTCGGCGCGAAAGTGCGACGCAAAAAGATTCAAAAAACTTTTTCACCTCCTTTTGGAAGAAGGGATCTATATCGCCCCTTCCCCCTTCGAGGCCGGTTTTATTTCGCTGGCCCACTCGGAGGCCGACCTTGATTTGACCCTCCGCGCCTTTGAAAAGGGGCTGACGCATGTGATGTCTTAA